One region of Synechococcus elongatus PCC 11801 genomic DNA includes:
- the fbp gene encoding class 1 fructose-bisphosphatase: MAQATISETHTRDLDRDCTTLSRHVLEQLQSFGPEAQDLAALMQRIGLAAKLIARRLSHAGLVDDALGFTGEINVQGEAVKRMDVYANQVFISVFRQSGLVCRLASEEMEKPYYIPENCPIGRYTLLYDPLDGSANVDVDLNVGSIFAVRRQEFYDESHEARDLLQPGDRQIAAGYVLYGASTLLVYSMGQGVHVFVLDPSLGEFVLAQSNVQIPDSGQIYSVNEGNFWQWPEGYRQYIREMHRREGYSGRYSGALVADFHRILMQGGVFLYPETVKNPAGKLRLLYEAAPMAFLAEQAGGKASDGRQPILARQPQALHDRCPLIIGSATDVDFVEACLAESVP; the protein is encoded by the coding sequence ATGGCACAAGCCACGATTTCTGAGACCCATACGCGAGATCTCGATCGGGATTGCACCACTCTGTCGCGACATGTTCTCGAACAGTTGCAAAGTTTTGGCCCCGAAGCCCAAGACCTTGCAGCCTTGATGCAACGGATTGGTCTTGCCGCCAAACTGATTGCCCGTCGCCTCAGCCATGCAGGGCTGGTGGACGATGCCCTGGGTTTCACCGGAGAGATCAACGTCCAAGGCGAAGCCGTCAAACGGATGGATGTCTACGCTAACCAAGTCTTTATCTCAGTCTTTCGGCAGAGTGGCTTGGTCTGTCGGCTGGCTTCCGAGGAAATGGAGAAGCCCTACTACATCCCCGAAAACTGCCCGATCGGCCGCTACACGCTGCTCTATGACCCCTTGGATGGCTCGGCCAATGTCGATGTCGATCTCAATGTCGGCTCGATTTTTGCCGTTAGACGCCAAGAGTTCTATGACGAGTCCCACGAAGCCCGCGATTTACTACAGCCTGGCGATCGCCAAATTGCAGCTGGCTATGTCCTTTATGGTGCCAGTACGCTGCTGGTCTACAGCATGGGTCAGGGCGTCCATGTCTTTGTCCTAGACCCAAGCCTCGGTGAGTTTGTCCTGGCTCAGTCCAACGTGCAAATACCCGATTCTGGACAGATTTACAGCGTCAATGAAGGCAATTTTTGGCAATGGCCTGAAGGCTATCGCCAGTACATTCGGGAAATGCATCGCCGCGAAGGCTACAGCGGCCGCTACAGCGGAGCACTGGTGGCGGACTTTCACCGCATCTTGATGCAGGGCGGCGTCTTCCTCTATCCCGAAACGGTCAAAAATCCCGCTGGCAAATTGCGGCTACTCTACGAAGCTGCTCCCATGGCTTTTCTAGCCGAACAAGCTGGGGGCAAAGCCAGCGATGGCAGGCAACCCATTCTTGCGCGACAACCCCAAGCCCTCCACGATCGCTGCCCGTTGA
- a CDS encoding bifunctional heptose 7-phosphate kinase/heptose 1-phosphate adenyltransferase — protein sequence MRLDPTFQSQLLRERDRLITLVQSFRQAKVMVVGDLTLDEFLTGRVERLSREAPVAILRHEETRRIPGGGANAIYNCASLGAQVLAVGLVGDDEQGRALRSIFEAVQINTQGILVEEERPTVTKTRISGHARQSVTQQIVRLDRKSDEPPSQHHQQALARYITEQIDRVDAVIGSDYGDGVLSDPVIHAIAAAPRLVVDAQVDLDRFRGATLFTPNLPEAELAVGYAIANAADLQRAGQDLLQKTGAKAVLITRGEEGMSLFAANGEQHHIPAFNRTDVFDVTGAGDTVVAALTLALVSGANFWEAAVLGNLAASLVVRVFGTATTTVEAMETALMQLTEPGAG from the coding sequence ATGCGTCTGGACCCGACATTTCAGTCTCAGTTATTGCGTGAGCGCGATCGCTTGATCACGCTTGTGCAGAGTTTTCGCCAAGCCAAGGTGATGGTGGTCGGCGATCTGACACTGGATGAATTCCTGACCGGTCGGGTTGAGCGGCTGTCTCGAGAAGCACCCGTCGCGATTCTGCGCCACGAAGAAACCCGCCGCATTCCTGGTGGGGGTGCCAACGCGATCTACAACTGCGCCAGTCTCGGCGCTCAGGTTCTAGCCGTGGGGTTGGTGGGGGATGACGAGCAGGGTCGTGCCCTACGATCAATTTTTGAAGCAGTTCAGATCAATACCCAGGGCATTTTGGTCGAAGAAGAACGGCCAACGGTGACCAAAACGCGGATTTCTGGCCACGCTCGCCAATCCGTGACGCAGCAAATCGTGCGGCTCGATCGCAAGTCGGATGAGCCACCATCGCAACACCATCAGCAGGCGTTAGCGCGCTACATCACTGAGCAGATCGATCGCGTTGATGCGGTGATTGGCTCCGACTACGGCGACGGCGTCCTCTCCGATCCGGTGATTCATGCGATCGCGGCAGCCCCGCGTCTGGTCGTCGATGCTCAGGTCGATCTCGATCGCTTTCGGGGGGCGACCCTGTTCACACCTAACTTGCCAGAAGCAGAGTTAGCGGTTGGCTATGCAATTGCCAATGCGGCAGATCTCCAACGCGCTGGGCAAGATTTGCTCCAGAAAACCGGCGCCAAGGCCGTCTTGATCACTCGAGGTGAAGAGGGCATGAGCTTATTTGCCGCCAATGGGGAGCAGCACCACATTCCTGCCTTCAATCGCACGGATGTTTTTGATGTGACTGGAGCAGGCGATACGGTCGTCGCCGCTCTAACGCTTGCGTTGGTGTCCGGCGCGAATTTCTGGGAAGCGGCTGTGCTTGGTAATCTGGCCGCCAGCCTT
- a CDS encoding N-acetylmuramoyl-L-alanine amidase — MSGFPRILQLFNSRWRGWGQLLVTGCLLLVLTACTATPSADASEAELAAILAQLPDPAPLTGGPNPFKTPPVPRNLPPTRATAVGPVCQAMQPAIGREAYSMANFRPEIRSAWAHPTNFGDRAAVDRNGQPVDNRISLIVLHETVASADSAINFFQTPHPRDEDQASYHALIRRNGTIVYTVPPDKRAFGAGSSSFRGESVRFNPKLPGSVNNFALHVSLESPRDGRDNRRRHSGYTARQYDSLALIVQQWMTGYTIPGDRITTHAAVDQSGSRMDPRSFQWQRLAQRLQLLNEGTIPGCADPDVGAGSSL, encoded by the coding sequence ATGTCTGGTTTCCCGAGGATTCTGCAACTGTTTAACAGTCGATGGCGTGGCTGGGGCCAGCTGTTGGTAACAGGCTGCCTGCTACTTGTTCTGACGGCCTGTACAGCCACCCCGAGTGCTGATGCCAGCGAAGCCGAACTGGCGGCCATCTTGGCGCAATTACCGGATCCGGCACCTCTCACAGGTGGCCCCAATCCTTTTAAGACACCGCCGGTGCCACGCAACCTGCCACCGACACGAGCAACCGCTGTTGGCCCAGTCTGTCAAGCCATGCAGCCAGCGATCGGCCGTGAAGCCTACAGCATGGCTAACTTTCGGCCCGAGATTCGATCAGCTTGGGCCCATCCCACCAATTTTGGCGATCGCGCCGCTGTCGATCGCAACGGCCAGCCAGTCGATAACCGCATCAGCTTGATCGTCCTACATGAGACGGTGGCTTCAGCAGATTCTGCGATCAACTTCTTCCAAACCCCACATCCACGCGATGAGGATCAGGCCAGCTACCATGCGCTGATTCGTCGTAATGGCACGATTGTCTACACGGTGCCACCCGATAAGCGCGCCTTTGGGGCAGGCTCCTCCAGCTTCCGCGGTGAATCGGTACGCTTTAATCCCAAACTACCGGGCTCCGTCAACAACTTTGCACTCCATGTCAGTCTGGAGTCGCCGCGGGACGGTCGCGACAATCGACGGCGGCACAGCGGCTACACAGCTCGACAGTATGATTCTTTGGCTCTGATTGTGCAGCAGTGGATGACGGGTTACACGATTCCAGGCGATCGCATTACCACTCATGCTGCAGTTGATCAGAGTGGATCACGGATGGACCCCAGAAGTTTCCAATGGCAGCGGTTAGCGCAGCGGCTGCAACTTCTCAATGAAGGGACAATTCCCGGCTGTGCTGATCCCGATGTAGGAGCAGGCTCCTCGTTGTGA